One region of Flavobacterium pisciphilum genomic DNA includes:
- a CDS encoding MBL fold metallo-hydrolase RNA specificity domain-containing protein has product MKVKFIGGAGTVTGSKTLIESNGVRILIDCGQFQGIKPLRELNWEPLSVQPSTIDFVLLTHGHLDHCGWLPRLVYQGFKGKIYCSGPTKEIARLILLDSAKIQEEEANKANEERYSSHEIAEPLYTVEQAKKVFPLFRVVKINEPFLLEADISAVFSTAGHIMGACSIALTVEKKTLVFSGDIGRDDDVLLFPPEKPKKGDYIFLESTYGNRLHPDTDPKEELEKYINKTFHKKGTVIIPSFAVERAQSIMYLLWQLKKEDRIPNMPYIIDTPMGISALEIFTNNKEWHKLSMEECTGMTKMFSLVSDYRETMDIIYNKGAKVIIAASGMATGGRVLNYFEHYIGMRETTVIIVGYQAEGTRGRKLLEGANEIKIRGKYFSVKAKILEIGGLSAHGDQDDLLMWLSVLENKPKKVFLVHGENVPADALRIKIKEKYGFNCVIPLMGQEFEL; this is encoded by the coding sequence ATGAAAGTTAAATTCATTGGTGGTGCAGGAACTGTTACAGGGTCTAAAACATTGATTGAGAGTAATGGTGTTAGGATTTTAATTGATTGCGGACAGTTTCAAGGGATAAAACCTTTGCGTGAACTTAATTGGGAACCTTTATCGGTTCAACCTTCAACGATAGATTTTGTGTTGCTTACCCACGGGCATTTAGATCACTGTGGCTGGTTGCCGAGATTGGTATATCAGGGTTTTAAAGGAAAAATATATTGCTCAGGCCCAACAAAAGAAATTGCTAGGCTTATTCTTTTGGATAGTGCTAAGATTCAGGAAGAAGAAGCGAATAAAGCTAACGAAGAACGATATTCTAGTCATGAGATTGCAGAACCTCTTTATACAGTAGAGCAGGCTAAGAAGGTTTTTCCGCTTTTTAGAGTGGTTAAAATTAATGAGCCATTTCTTTTGGAAGCGGATATTTCGGCAGTTTTTTCTACTGCAGGACATATCATGGGGGCTTGTAGTATTGCGTTGACAGTTGAAAAGAAAACTTTAGTTTTTTCAGGAGATATTGGTCGAGATGATGATGTATTGCTGTTTCCTCCAGAAAAACCCAAAAAAGGAGACTATATATTTTTAGAGAGTACATACGGAAACCGATTGCATCCAGATACAGATCCAAAAGAAGAACTTGAAAAATATATCAATAAAACGTTTCATAAAAAAGGAACGGTTATTATACCCAGTTTTGCTGTAGAACGTGCGCAAAGCATAATGTATTTGTTGTGGCAGCTAAAAAAAGAAGACAGGATTCCGAATATGCCATATATTATAGATACTCCCATGGGGATTAGTGCTTTGGAGATCTTTACTAATAATAAAGAATGGCACAAACTATCAATGGAAGAATGCACTGGTATGACTAAGATGTTTTCTTTAGTTTCAGATTATCGGGAGACAATGGATATTATTTATAATAAAGGAGCAAAAGTGATTATTGCTGCAAGCGGAATGGCAACAGGAGGTAGAGTTTTGAATTATTTTGAACATTATATAGGAATGCGAGAAACAACCGTAATAATTGTTGGTTACCAAGCAGAAGGTACTCGAGGTAGGAAATTATTAGAGGGAGCAAATGAAATCAAAATACGAGGAAAATATTTTTCAGTTAAAGCAAAAATTTTAGAAATAGGAGGGCTTTCAGCTCATGGAGATCAAGATGATTTACTTATGTGGCTTTCGGTATTGGAAAATAAGCCTAAAAAAGTGTTTTTGGTTCATGGAGAAAATGTTCCCGCAGATGCTCTTCGTATAAAGATTAAGGAGAAATACGGTTTCAATTGTGTTATTCCTTTAATGGGGCAGGAGTTTGAATTGTAA
- a CDS encoding HYC_CC_PP family protein has protein sequence MNIKRCTSLFLAFLLLVSNVGLAFDVHYCGGKLSSISLNKTLEAPPTKKCCGIAAKKKSSCCKDKVVHFEKKSDTATIKTFLFQLDFPFTIQEFKTVAFFFIPKFKSKQLIAYYSDAHAPPLFKLYHQYIYYA, from the coding sequence ATGAATATAAAAAGATGCACTAGTTTATTTTTAGCATTTCTACTATTGGTTTCCAATGTAGGATTAGCTTTTGATGTGCATTATTGTGGAGGTAAATTATCTTCAATTTCATTAAATAAAACTTTAGAAGCACCACCAACTAAAAAATGTTGTGGGATTGCTGCCAAAAAAAAATCATCTTGCTGTAAAGACAAAGTAGTTCATTTTGAGAAAAAATCAGATACTGCTACTATTAAAACATTTTTGTTTCAGCTTGATTTTCCTTTTACAATTCAAGAATTCAAAACGGTTGCTTTTTTCTTTATTCCAAAATTTAAAAGCAAACAGTTAATTGCTTATTATAGTGATGCTCATGCACCTCCGCTATTTAAGCTCTATCACCAATATATATATTACGCCTGA
- a CDS encoding TonB-dependent receptor plug domain-containing protein, with protein sequence MKKNIVLFAMLLLCIPVFSQENLEEVKIVKKQKGIKKSYTLTGNTSLITSKELLKAACCNLAESFETNPSIDVNFSDALTGTKQIKMLGLTSPYLMITEENVPSVRGASQAYGLSFTPGTWVESIQITKGAGSVVNGYESISGQINTELLKPINDIPFFLNAYGSSDSRFELNTHFTKQLSDKWATSLLVHGNARVAKTDMNHDGFLDNPLAKQINILNRYQYTNAEKGWVGFVNLRYMNDKKQTGELDFDKDCDKGTTYYWGSEINTERIDVATKIGYVFPDMPYQSIGFQNAFNSHNQRSYFGLNQYDIKQNSYYSNLIFNSIIDNTKNKFAAGLNFTYDQYQEFVNVNDYSRIDNSVGAFFEYTYDNTDNFSVILGGRIDNHNRLGTFVTPRLHVRYNPWEKAVLRFSAGRGKRSANIFAENQQLFASSRVFSILDNNGKIYGMNPEIAWNYGLSFSQKFSLFNKHAEVVFDFYRTDFQNQVVVDVMQSPQEVLFYNLKGKSYANSLQVEFNYELLKNFNFRSAYKYYDIRTDYLSGNFERPLQAKHRFFGNLEYETNAVDGKQWKIDYTFNWIGEQQLPNTASNPVNDRLPEFSPSYSLMNAQVTRIFSDTFEVYVGGENIGNYRQHDAILGSDNPFGPNFDASMVYAPVFGQMYYAGLRFKIK encoded by the coding sequence ATGAAAAAAAATATAGTGCTTTTTGCTATGCTTTTACTTTGTATTCCTGTCTTTTCACAAGAAAATCTGGAAGAAGTTAAAATTGTCAAGAAGCAAAAAGGAATTAAAAAATCATATACTCTTACAGGAAATACGTCACTTATAACAAGTAAAGAATTGCTTAAAGCAGCTTGTTGTAATCTTGCCGAAAGTTTTGAGACAAATCCATCTATCGATGTTAACTTTTCGGATGCATTAACAGGGACAAAGCAAATTAAAATGTTAGGGCTTACAAGTCCATATTTAATGATTACCGAAGAAAATGTTCCATCTGTTCGTGGGGCTTCTCAAGCTTATGGATTGTCGTTTACTCCTGGAACTTGGGTTGAAAGTATTCAGATAACCAAAGGGGCAGGAAGTGTTGTGAATGGTTATGAAAGCATCTCGGGGCAAATAAATACGGAGTTGTTAAAGCCAATTAATGACATCCCGTTTTTTTTAAATGCTTATGGTTCTAGTGATTCTCGTTTTGAATTAAATACTCATTTTACCAAACAACTATCAGATAAATGGGCAACTAGTTTATTGGTTCATGGTAATGCGCGTGTTGCTAAAACCGATATGAATCATGATGGATTTTTAGACAATCCATTGGCAAAACAAATCAATATTTTAAATCGTTACCAATATACTAATGCTGAGAAAGGTTGGGTTGGTTTTGTCAATCTTAGGTATATGAATGATAAAAAGCAAACGGGCGAACTCGATTTTGATAAAGATTGTGATAAAGGCACAACTTATTATTGGGGATCTGAAATCAATACAGAACGAATTGATGTCGCTACTAAAATAGGTTATGTTTTTCCAGACATGCCTTATCAGAGTATTGGTTTTCAGAATGCATTCAATAGTCATAATCAGAGATCTTATTTTGGCTTGAATCAATATGATATCAAACAGAATAGTTATTATTCTAATTTGATTTTTAATTCGATTATAGATAATACCAAGAATAAATTTGCGGCAGGATTAAACTTTACATACGATCAATATCAAGAGTTTGTAAATGTAAATGATTATAGCCGAATCGATAATTCAGTTGGAGCTTTCTTTGAGTATACCTATGACAACACCGATAATTTTAGTGTTATTTTAGGAGGAAGAATTGATAATCATAATCGGTTAGGTACTTTTGTAACGCCACGTTTACATGTAAGATATAATCCTTGGGAGAAAGCAGTTTTACGATTTTCTGCAGGAAGAGGTAAGCGTTCTGCTAATATTTTTGCTGAAAATCAGCAGTTATTTGCTAGTTCAAGAGTGTTTTCTATTTTGGATAATAATGGCAAAATTTATGGAATGAATCCTGAAATTGCATGGAACTATGGATTGAGTTTTTCTCAAAAGTTCTCTCTTTTTAATAAACATGCTGAAGTAGTTTTTGATTTCTATAGAACTGATTTCCAGAATCAAGTTGTTGTCGATGTAATGCAAAGTCCACAAGAAGTTTTGTTTTATAATTTAAAAGGGAAATCATATGCAAATAGTTTACAAGTTGAGTTTAATTATGAATTGCTAAAGAATTTTAATTTCCGTTCAGCATATAAATATTATGATATTCGTACCGATTATTTGTCTGGAAATTTTGAAAGACCCTTACAAGCAAAACACCGTTTTTTTGGTAATCTAGAATATGAAACAAATGCTGTGGATGGAAAACAGTGGAAAATTGATTATACCTTTAATTGGATTGGAGAACAGCAGTTGCCAAATACAGCATCTAACCCAGTAAATGATAGATTACCTGAGTTTTCACCTTCGTATTCTTTGATGAATGCACAAGTGACAAGAATTTTTTCAGATACTTTTGAAGTATATGTAGGAGGGGAGAACATTGGGAATTATCGCCAGCACGATGCGATTTTAGGAAGTGATAACCCGTTTGGACCCAATTTTGATGCGTCAATGGTATACGCTCCGGTTTTTGGACAAATGTATTACGCAGGATTGCGATTTAAAATAAAATAA
- a CDS encoding heavy-metal-associated domain-containing protein translates to MKNVIMVLLVTFLSFAAQAQDKKNKNAKYEIEVSGNCEHCKKRIEKAAFGVSGVKSATWDVGTHKLSLILNEEKTSPVDVKNAIAKSGHDTDVAKTTQEVYDGLPMCCKYERN, encoded by the coding sequence ATGAAAAACGTAATAATGGTTTTACTTGTGACTTTTTTATCGTTTGCAGCTCAAGCTCAGGATAAAAAGAACAAAAATGCAAAATATGAAATAGAAGTAAGTGGTAATTGTGAGCATTGTAAAAAGCGAATAGAAAAAGCAGCTTTTGGAGTTTCAGGAGTGAAGTCAGCAACATGGGATGTAGGTACTCATAAATTGAGTTTAATTTTGAATGAAGAGAAAACTTCTCCTGTAGATGTGAAAAATGCTATAGCTAAATCGGGTCATGATACTGATGTTGCGAAGACTACGCAAGAGGTTTATGATGGACTTCCGATGTGCTGTAAATATGAAAGAAATTAA
- a CDS encoding DedA family protein — protein MNNFDWTQLINPEFYITLNIGGFQIGLYIVIFIVFAETGLFAGFFLPGDSLLFLAGIYSRDLIQNMVYIESDFINVFLLSLMVAISGIFGNMTGYWFGAKSGYYLFKKEDTFWFKKKYLLQSKDFFEKYGGKAIIYARFLPIFRTFAPIVAGIVSMDKKKFMFYNILSSFLWAFILIFSGHYLYGVFLKQGVDLKQHIEYIIIIIVIITTFPVLVKLLKKRPVDKIE, from the coding sequence ATGAATAATTTTGATTGGACTCAATTAATCAATCCTGAGTTTTATATTACCCTTAACATTGGTGGATTTCAAATTGGTTTGTACATTGTTATATTTATAGTTTTTGCCGAAACAGGACTTTTTGCAGGTTTCTTTTTACCAGGTGATAGCTTATTATTTTTAGCTGGAATTTATAGCCGAGATCTAATTCAAAATATGGTTTACATTGAAAGCGATTTTATAAATGTTTTTCTCCTATCCCTAATGGTTGCTATCTCAGGAATTTTTGGGAATATGACCGGATATTGGTTTGGAGCAAAAAGCGGTTATTATTTATTTAAAAAAGAAGATACTTTTTGGTTTAAGAAGAAGTACTTATTGCAATCAAAAGATTTCTTTGAAAAATACGGTGGTAAAGCTATAATCTATGCTCGTTTTTTACCAATCTTCAGAACATTTGCACCTATAGTTGCTGGAATTGTATCTATGGACAAAAAGAAATTTATGTTCTATAATATATTAAGTTCATTCTTATGGGCTTTCATTCTGATATTTTCTGGGCATTACCTTTACGGAGTGTTTTTGAAACAAGGAGTTGATTTAAAACAGCATATCGAATACATTATTATAATTATTGTTATCATAACGACTTTCCCAGTTTTAGTAAAGCTGTTAAAGAAAAGACCAGTAGATAAAATAGAATAA